The nucleotide window GGATTCCTTCCCTTTCTTGATTGAGGAGTTGGAGGACTACCCGGCTTGGCTGCTAATCGCTGGCGACTGGCCAGAGCCTGCACCTGCCGCTCAGCGCGATGAGATCGCCGCGTCAGTTAACGATTGGAACCGGGACAAGTTCTTCCCCACGGTCTGTGTGCTTGACATCGATGATGGTGTGCTGGTGCGCGCCAACTATCTGGTGGATCTGAGTTCTGGTGTCACGGACCGCCAGTTGCGCTTGCATCTTGAGCGTGCGCTCTCCGCCTGTACTCAGGCCTTGGCTAGCGTCGGCCCATTGTTCCCTGAGGTCTGACACGGCATAGCGCCACCGGTTGCGTTCAGCTACGGCACAGGCGGTAACGACATGCACGGCTTCTTGCCGTGTACGACAGGGACCTGATGGGCTGGGCCCTTGGGGCAGTAGAGCGGAACGGAGCGTTAGGCTCTGCCTGTGGGCCCTCAGAGTATCGTCGTTAGCGCAGTGATCATGCAGGATTCCAGCGGCAGGTTGCTGACCGTCAGGAAGCAGGGCACCAGCCGGTTCATGCTGCCCGGAGGCAAACCAGAGCCCGGGGAGGACGCGCTGACTACGGCTGTGCGGGAGGCAGCTGAGGAGCTGGCCGTCAGTCTTAAGCCAGAGCAGATGCGGGCCTGGGGCGTATTCACTACCCTTGCCGCCAACGAGGCTGGGACCGCCCTTGTCGCCTCGGTCTTTGAGCACCCTTATGTTGCTGGTGTCCACCCCTGCGCAGAGATCGCCGAGGCGCGCTGGGAGGATTTAGACGCGGACGACGCTGCAGACCTGGCACCTTTGACCGTTGAGGTGATGGGGCTTTTGCGGCAGCGTCGGCCTTGCGGGGATGCAGTCCCTGGCTAGTTCACTCAGGGTGAATTGGACACTTGCTGGCGAAAGAGCGCTTTGGGGGAGCTATGAGCTGCTTCCCCGCAAGGTCGGCAGGCCCAGACGGACCGGAGCGGTCTCCGGCTCAGGCTTACTGCAGGCCTGGCGCTGGCGGCGTTCCCAGGCGTCGCCGGCACGCGTACGGCGCACCTCAAACAGTGCTGGGCCCTTGTCGTACCAGACCCGGTCCCCGGCTGGCAGCGCAGCGTTAGCAGCCGCCTCAGTCTTGCTGAGCGTACGCCCACAGCGACCTGAGTCTGCGATCAGGTTATGTGGTGCTCCGTGGGTGACACGCACCCGCACCATATCTCCCGGACGGGGCGCTCCTGCGGCGTAGTCGTCCGCAGCAAGCCCCTCAGGTAGAGCTAGGTGCACCAGGCGGTTGTCGGCTGCACGCCCGGAGACGCGGGCGGTCACGCCGTCACGGCGCCCTTCTCCCTCCGCTACCAGGACATCCACCAGGCGGCCCTCTTGCTTGACGTTCTCCTCGTAGGTGATGCGGCGTACCAGCGCATCCAGGCGGCGGTAGCGGTCCTTGATGACCTCTACCGGCACCTGCGGCAGGTCAGCGGCAGGGGTGCCAGGGCGCGGCGAGTATTCAAAGGTGAAGGCGGAGGCAAAGCGCGCCTGCTCGACGACGTCCAGGGTCTCCTGGAAGTCCTCCTCGGTCTCGCCGGGGAAGCCGACGATCAGATCGGTGGTGATGGCGGCCTCGGGCATGGCGACGCGCACGCGCTCTAGGATCCCTAAGAAACGTTCCGAACGGTAGGAGCGGCGCATGGCGCGCAGGATCTTGTCGGAGCCGGACTGCAGGGGCATGTGCAGGCTGGGCATGACCTGCGGAGTCTCTGCCATGGCGTCGATGACGTCATCAGTAAACGCAGCCGGGTGCGGGCTGGTAAAGCGCACGCGCTCGATTCCCTCCACCGCCCCGGCGGCTCGCAGGAGCTTGGCGAAGGCGCCCCGGTCCCCGAAGCCCACGCCGTAGGAGTTCACGTTCTGTCCCAGCAAGGTTATCTCGGTGACTCCTTGGGCGGCCACGGCCTCGATCTCCGCGAGTACTTCCCCGGGACGGCGGTCACGCTGCTTGCCGCGCAGGGAGGGGACTATGCAGAAGGTGCAGGTGTTGTTGCAACCCACGGCTATGGAGACCCAGGCGGCGTAGGCGCTCTCACGGCGGGTGGGCAGAGTGGAGGGGAAGACTTTGAGGGACTCTTCCAGTTCCACAGCCGCTTCGGCGTTGTGGCGAGCGCGCTCCAGCAGGGCGGGCAGCACGTCAATGTTGTGGGTGCCAAAGACCACATCGACCCAAGGGGCCCGATCGATGATGCCTTGTCCCATCTGCTGGGCTAGACAGCCAGCCACGGCAATCTGCATGCCGGGGCGCTCGCGCTTGACGGCGGCCAGCTGCCCCAGGTTGCCGAAGAGCCGCGTGGCAGCGTTCTCCCGCACGGAGCAGGTGTTGATGATGACGACGTCGGCACCACAGTCGCCTGCTTCCGTGGCGCGGGCAGCCGCCTCAGGCACTTCCTCCGCACGGCGGTAGCCAGCTCTCTCCAGGAGCCCGGCCATGTGCTCGGAGTCGTGGACGTTCATCTGGCACCCCAGGGTGCGCACGTGGTAGGTGCGTTGGAGTGCCCTCCTGGGGCCTGCGGCAGGGGCAAGGGTGGTGGTCATCGACGCGGAGTCTACGCATCTGCACCTAAAGAGGGTGACCTACCCCAGGGTGTGGTTGCTCCCACGAGGTGGTCTCGATTGCTCCCGGTGGATGGATCCGACCCAACCCACCATAAGTTTCGTATATACGAACTTTATCGGTAGACTTTCTGCTGCACCGCTTCCCCCACATACAAGGACCGGAGTACCAATGGAAAACCCCACCAAGATCCTCACCCAAGCGGGGATCACCAACCCAGCCGTGCATGAGTTCGTCAGTGAGTGGACAGCGATCCTCACCCCTGACCACATAGAGGTGGTCAACCATGACGCCGACGAGCGCCTCCTGGCTCAGGCGCTGGCCGACGGCGACCTCATTGAGGTCGGCTCTGGTCGTTACCTCGCCCACAGCCACCCCAAAGACACCGCCCGCTCCGAGGAACGCACTGTCGTGGCCACCCACGACCCAGCCGACCAGGGCGTTTACAACAACTGGCGCGACGCCGAGGAGGTGCGCGCCCAGCAGGTCGAGCGCATGCGCGGCGCCATGCAGGGGCGCACCATGTACGTGGTTCCCTACCTCATGGCCCCTCCCGGTTCCCCACTGGCCCCTTGGGCCGTCGGCGTTGAACTCTCCGACAACCGCGTCGTCGTGTTGCAGATGCTGCGCATGGCACGTGTCGGCGTGCAGTACCTCAATGACCTGCAGGACCCCAGCTTCTTCGTCCGCGCCGTTCACGCCACCGGCAACTTGGAGAGCCTCTGCCAGGGCACAGAGGAGGACCAGCGACTCTTCGCCACCATCGCCGACGAGCGCACCATCCTCCACTTCGGCTCGGCCTATGGCGGCAACGCCCTGCTGGGCAAGATCGCCCATGGCCTACGCCAAGGCTCCTACGACGGCTGGGACTCCAAGAAGTTCATGGGTGAGCAGTTCATGCTCATCGGCATCCGCGACAAGGAGACCGGCCGCACCTACCACATCTGCGGCGGCATGCCCTCCGCTTCCGGCAAGACGAACCTGGCGATGATGATGCCCCCGGCAGCACTGGGCGAACGCTACGAGGTCGAATTCTACGGTGACGACATTGTCTGGCTGCGTGTGGCCGAGGACGGGTGCGTCTACGGCATGAACCCCGAGTATGGCACCTTCGGCGTCGCCAAAGACACCAACTGGGAGTCCAACCCCAACGCCATGAAAGCTGTCGCCAATGACACGGGGACCCTATTCGTAAACGTTGCCTGCAACGAGAACACCAAAGAGTTGTGGTGGGAAGGCAAGACACCTGACTACCCGGAGGACGTTACCGGCTGGCGTGATTGGAAAAACGAACTCATCTCCGAGCGCCCCGTGGAACGCCAGCGCTCCGGGGAAGACGCTGACTTGTGGTCACAGAAAAACTCCCGCTTCACCGCCCGCCTGTCCGTCGTGCCCAACATCGCCAAGGACTATGAGCGCCCCGAGGGCGTACCGATCGACGCCATTATCTTCGGGGGCCGCTGCCGTGACCGCGAGCCGCTCATACGCGCGATCACAGACCTGGCAGAGGGCGTATACGACGGCCTGACCCTGGGGGCGGAGGCGACCTTCGCGGCCGAAGGCACCGAGGGGCGCTTGCGCTACGACCCTATGTCCATGCGTCCCTTCATGTCCTTCCCCGAGGGCGCCTACGCCCGTCACTGGCTGGAGACCCTGGGGGCTGCAGAGCACCAGCCGATCTTCGCCCATGTGAACTGGTTCCAGCGTGACCCGCAGGATGGCCACTTCCTGTGGCCCGGATACGGGGAAAACCTACGCGCCCTGCTGTGGCTCATGGACCTCAAGGAGGGGCGTGCGCAAGGCATCCAGACGCCGGTGGGAATCGTCCCTAAAGCAGAGGAACTCAACCTGGAGGGCTTCGAGGGGAACCGCGCCGACCTGGAGCGGCTGCTGAGCATCGACACCAACCGCTGGCGCCAGGAGATGGCCCTACGCAAGGAGCACTTGGAGCAGTTCAAGGATCTGCCTGAGGAGATCTGGGAGGCGCACCGCCGGGTGAGCCAGGCTCTTGACGAGGCGCCGGACACCGAGGCTGCCAGCTGAGGTACCGCCCGGGGTGGTGGCGTGCGTTGACACCCGCCACCACCCCGGGATCAACCCCGATTAGGAACCTGCCCGGCAGCGGTTCCCTGCTGCCGATGACGCCAATGGCCAATTCACATTGGAGCGAGCCCGCCCAAGAACAGTATTCCGAAACTCTTCGGACATGATTAGCGGTCTGGAGTAGATCTCACTAGCCCTTAGCAGGTGCTGGGCACCATCTGATAATTCCTTGATTTGGTTTCGTTCAGGGCTAGAAACGATGGACTTGGCCACTTGGTGTTGCGATATGGTACCCGGGCAGCCACGGATCACCTTGGTGTTTTGCTCAAGCGACCAGCTGAGTCCCTGACCGGTACCGGCCAGGATGCTAAGGCTTTGGACGTTCACCACCTGCTCTGGGACGGAACCGAAGGCTGGAAGGCCACGGTCACTCCCCCACAAGATGTTGACGCCTCCACACTCACCCCGCACATCAGCTGGGACGACGGTCTGGGTGCCGTAGCCTTCTGGTACACCACCGACCAGAGCACTGAGAACGAGGCTGTCGTCTCTCTCTCCCCCCCCCCCCCATCAGCTGGTTTGACACCAACACTGGTAGTGGTGGCGAGATCACCCTGACTTCACCGAGGAAGGGACCATCTTCCGCAACGCGGAGACGGTGATTGGCGGGGCGGAGGTTGCTCCCGCGGACTCTGACGGCAACTTGGTCTCCGCCACCTATCTGGGAGTGGGCATGGTGACTACCCAGGAGTCACGGGATGAGCTAACTATTGGGCACGCCGGTGCGTTCAAGATCTTTCAGAAAAACGGCCAGCTGTTCACCATGCTACAGACTGATAATTCCACCCTCCTGCTAACTGCAGGCAGCAAGGTTGGGCAACTCACGATGCCTTACCGGGTCCTGAGCCAGCCTGGTCAGTCTCCTCTGGTGGTCTCAGCAGATCCGCAGACCGTAAGCCGTCTTGACGGCACGAACTTGTCACCCGTGGAGGCGCCTGAATGCACGATGGCACGGGAGGACAACATCCACGCTCAGGTCGATGCTAAGGCGGCTGTTATTGCAATCTCGTGGTGCCCTCCAACGGCACCGCCTTCTGTCTGGACGACGTTGCTCAGAAAACCAATATGGTGCCTGCCGAGTACCTGCCCGATGGCAAAGTGCTAATGGTCTCCAAGGATCGTGAGTGGCATTCCCACCGCTGGGGCAACTGTTAGTGCCGCACCTGGACCCACCATCGGCGCCTCTGCGACACCCAGCGCCGCATCACCGACAGCCACTGCCACGGCACAACTTAAGGAACCAGGCCAGCCGCGCGCGTATGACTACGCTGTTTACGACCCGTCACCAATACCGCCACACCGCTGGGCCAGCGCATGCCCATCGGTATCTCCGCCGACACGGTAACCACCAGCATCATTGACGACGCCGCTGGCACTGTGTCAGTCAAGGTTTACTCCGTAACAGACCTAGACCTCACCAAGCACTGAGCAGCGACCGCTCGGCCAATGCGCTGCAACAGACACCTGAGCAGTGTCAGGCTTGGCCTTCCTCACGAAAAGCCTGGTTTAGCGCCCAGGAGGCAACATCGGCCGAATAACCTTTGCGCCCTAGCAGCGCCAGCGTCCTGCGTTTACGCGTCAGCAAGTCAAGACTCCTGGTAGTCCTGAGCTTCTTGCGCGCCAGCGCGAGCGCGGCCTCAGCCTCATCCGAGTCATCGATCTGCTCTAGTGCACTACGGATGTGCTGCTCTGCCAGCCCCTTGCGCCGCAGCTCAGCCGCCACCGCGCGACGGGCCGCACCTTTCTCTGCGAAGCGGGTACGGGCAAGCATGGCCGCGTAGGCAGCGTCGTCAATAACTCCAGCAGCCTCCAGACGGTCAAGCACCTCCTGAGAGATCCGCTCCTCGACCCCTTTGCTGGCTAGCAGCTGAACTAGGCTGGCACGTGGTGCCAGGGAGCGGTCTAGCCGACGCAGGACCAGGTCTCGCGCCTGCTCAACCTCTCGGGTGTGCTCATCTGCCTCCAGCCAGGGCATCAGAAACCGCCAGCATCCTCACCAAAGGCTAAGTCCACGTC belongs to Actinomyces trachealis and includes:
- a CDS encoding phosphoenolpyruvate carboxykinase (GTP) — translated: MENPTKILTQAGITNPAVHEFVSEWTAILTPDHIEVVNHDADERLLAQALADGDLIEVGSGRYLAHSHPKDTARSEERTVVATHDPADQGVYNNWRDAEEVRAQQVERMRGAMQGRTMYVVPYLMAPPGSPLAPWAVGVELSDNRVVVLQMLRMARVGVQYLNDLQDPSFFVRAVHATGNLESLCQGTEEDQRLFATIADERTILHFGSAYGGNALLGKIAHGLRQGSYDGWDSKKFMGEQFMLIGIRDKETGRTYHICGGMPSASGKTNLAMMMPPAALGERYEVEFYGDDIVWLRVAEDGCVYGMNPEYGTFGVAKDTNWESNPNAMKAVANDTGTLFVNVACNENTKELWWEGKTPDYPEDVTGWRDWKNELISERPVERQRSGEDADLWSQKNSRFTARLSVVPNIAKDYERPEGVPIDAIIFGGRCRDREPLIRAITDLAEGVYDGLTLGAEATFAAEGTEGRLRYDPMSMRPFMSFPEGAYARHWLETLGAAEHQPIFAHVNWFQRDPQDGHFLWPGYGENLRALLWLMDLKEGRAQGIQTPVGIVPKAEELNLEGFEGNRADLERLLSIDTNRWRQEMALRKEHLEQFKDLPEEIWEAHRRVSQALDEAPDTEAAS
- a CDS encoding NUDIX hydrolase codes for the protein MGPQSIVVSAVIMQDSSGRLLTVRKQGTSRFMLPGGKPEPGEDALTTAVREAAEELAVSLKPEQMRAWGVFTTLAANEAGTALVASVFEHPYVAGVHPCAEIAEARWEDLDADDAADLAPLTVEVMGLLRQRRPCGDAVPG
- the miaB gene encoding tRNA (N6-isopentenyl adenosine(37)-C2)-methylthiotransferase MiaB, which produces MTTTLAPAAGPRRALQRTYHVRTLGCQMNVHDSEHMAGLLERAGYRRAEEVPEAAARATEAGDCGADVVIINTCSVRENAATRLFGNLGQLAAVKRERPGMQIAVAGCLAQQMGQGIIDRAPWVDVVFGTHNIDVLPALLERARHNAEAAVELEESLKVFPSTLPTRRESAYAAWVSIAVGCNNTCTFCIVPSLRGKQRDRRPGEVLAEIEAVAAQGVTEITLLGQNVNSYGVGFGDRGAFAKLLRAAGAVEGIERVRFTSPHPAAFTDDVIDAMAETPQVMPSLHMPLQSGSDKILRAMRRSYRSERFLGILERVRVAMPEAAITTDLIVGFPGETEEDFQETLDVVEQARFASAFTFEYSPRPGTPAADLPQVPVEVIKDRYRRLDALVRRITYEENVKQEGRLVDVLVAEGEGRRDGVTARVSGRAADNRLVHLALPEGLAADDYAAGAPRPGDMVRVRVTHGAPHNLIADSGRCGRTLSKTEAAANAALPAGDRVWYDKGPALFEVRRTRAGDAWERRQRQACSKPEPETAPVRLGLPTLRGSSS
- a CDS encoding regulatory protein RecX, giving the protein MPWLEADEHTREVEQARDLVLRRLDRSLAPRASLVQLLASKGVEERISQEVLDRLEAAGVIDDAAYAAMLARTRFAEKGAARRAVAAELRRKGLAEQHIRSALEQIDDSDEAEAALALARKKLRTTRSLDLLTRKRRTLALLGRKGYSADVASWALNQAFREEGQA
- a CDS encoding YbjN domain-containing protein, which codes for MSWLGRLLRDFISPQPGEHRQAAGPAPKSNASKREPAASRQLSATGGQAAPQRLETTRPFTLERMEKLIADLGYYVRRQEDGDHASLLGSWDSFPFLIEELEDYPAWLLIAGDWPEPAPAAQRDEIAASVNDWNRDKFFPTVCVLDIDDGVLVRANYLVDLSSGVTDRQLRLHLERALSACTQALASVGPLFPEV